In Nomia melanderi isolate GNS246 chromosome 5, iyNomMela1, whole genome shotgun sequence, a single genomic region encodes these proteins:
- the Gyc88E gene encoding guanylyl cyclase at 88E isoform X2, translating into MYGLILENMSEYIRQVYGEDRWEEIRRQAAVDQPSFSVHQVYPENLIPRLAKKAIQVLGITEKEFFDQMGVHFVGFVGQYGYDRVLSVLGRHVRDFLNGLDNLHEYLKFSYPRMRAPSFICENETRQGLTLHYRSKRRGFVYYTMGQIREVARHFYHKELQIELVREEVLFDTVHVTFQLTFDNRAFTQASLAMTREEKHLPIGASVLFEIFPFCIVFGSDMIVRSIGNSLMVILPDLVGKKITHFFDLVRPLIAFKFHSILNRTNNIFELVTVEPILTERPADRQRNEVLLSDELDSVDDRTLRLKGQMIYMDNWKMMMYLGTPVMPDLNALIATGLYINDLSMHDFSRDLMLAGTQQSVELKLALDQEQLKSKKLEESMRKLDKEMKRTDELLYQMIPKQVADRLRNGESPIDTCEMFDSVSILFSDVVTFTEICSRITPMEVVSMLNAMYSLFDTLTERNRVYKVETIGDAYMVVSGAPVKENDHAHRVCDMALDMVEAITDLKDRSTGLHLQIRVGIHSGAVVAGIVGLKMPRYCLFGDSVNTASRMEATSQAMQIHISQSTRELLSPSYKVKERGEIEVKGKGTMKTYWLEKREHRSSTTKGITIQEPPQWHTRTIEKRLSAGTSAGFTATTMFDTQNCLETASRRGSKIASPILADSSFLPEERRIYSPITFQDVARRSVANSPTKNADTKDCRSNSMGAVITRNMDMLNSLLNDTEEHFRQHRDSLSPRVENQSVLVHTKTEVNVNASSSSSSEEFREERVQADVSKREKNASCKKSKENYSKFHGNVNNSQSLTQQDQCCPGFSMSKSGKTRHQNNGCIVV; encoded by the exons ATGTACGGCCTAATACTAGAGAACATGTCCGAATATATACGGCAGGTCTACGGAGAAGACAGATGGGAGGAGATTCGTCGACAGGCGGCCGTAGATCAACCAAGCTTCAGTGTTCATCAGGTTTACCCTGAGAATCTGATACCGAGATTAGCGAAGAAGGCAATTCAG GTACTTGGCATAACggaaaaagaatttttcgatCAAATGGGTGTACACTTCGTAGGATTCGTTGGCCAGTACGGTTACGATCGTGTGCTTTCAGTACTTGGACGTCATGTAAGAGACTTCCTTAATGGGTTGGACAATTTACACGAATATCTCAAGTTTTCCTATCCGAGGATGAGAGCTCCCTCGTTTATTTGCGAGAATGAGACACGCCAAG GCTTGACTCTTCATTACAGGAGCAAGCGACGTGGATTCGTTTATTACACGATGGGGCAAATAAGAGAAGTAGCTCGTCATTTCTATCACAAGGAATTACAGATCGAGCTCGTGCGCGAGGAGGTCCTTTTCGACACGGTGCACGTGACCTTTCAACTTACCTTTGATAACAGAGCGTTCACGCAAGCTTCCCTGGCCATGACTCGCGAGGAGAAGCATTTGCCAATTGGAGCCTCAGTCTTATTCGAAATATTCCCATTTTGCATTGTGTTTGG GTCAGACATGATCGTAAGGAGCATTGGAAATTCATTGATGGTAATATTGCCCGATCTCGTCGGGAAGAAAATCACGCATTTCTTCGATCTCGTTCGACCGCTGATCGCGTTTAAGTTCCATTCG ATATTAAACAGAACGAACAACATTTTCGAACTCGTAACAGTAGAACCGATTCTCACGGAGCGGCCAGCCGATCGACAGAGGAATGAAGTCTTATTGAGCGACGAACTCGATTCTGTCGACGATAGAACTTTAAGATTGAAAG GCCAAATGATATACATGGATAATTGGAAGATGATGATGTACCTTGGAACTCCCGTAATGCCGGACTTAAACGCCTTAATAGCGACTGGCCTTTATATAAATGATCTTTCCATGCATGACTTTAGCAG GGACCTGATGCTCGCTGGTACGCAACAATCGGTGGAGCTCAAACTAGCGTTAGATCAGGAGCAGCTGAAGAGTAAGAAACTGGAGGAATCCATGAGAAAGCTGGACAAAGAAATGAAACGAACGGACGAGTTACTTTATCAAATGATACCGAAACAAGTGGCGGACCGATTGAGAAATGGAGAAAGTCCGATAGACACGTGCGAG ATGTTCGACAGCGTCTCGATTTTGTTTTCCGACGTCGTTACCTTTACCGAAATCTGCAGCAGAATCACACCGATGGAAGTCGTGTCTATGCTAAACGCAATGTACTCTCTGTTTGACACGTTAACAGAAAGGAACCGGGTGTATAAG GTTGAAACAATCGGCGATGCGTATATGGTAGTGTCCGGTGCGCCTGTGAAGGAAAACGACCATGCACATCGCGTTTGCGACATGGCATTGGACATGGTCGAAGCGATAACGGACTTAAAAGATCGTTCTACAG GTCTTCATCTTCAAATAAGGGTTGGAATTCATAGTGGCGCCGTTGTGGCCGGAATTGTCGGCTTGAAAATGCCTCGATACTGCCTGTTCGGGGATTCAGTGAATACAGCATCGCGCATGGAGGCGACGAGTCAAGCGATGCAAATTCATATATCGCAGTCTACGCGAGAACTACTGTCGCCATCGTACAAAGTTAAGGAACGAGGGGAGATAGAAGTGAAGGGGAAAG GTACAATGAAAACCTATTGGCTTGAAAAGAGAGAGCACAGGTCGTCGACGACGAAGGGCATCACAATTCAAGAACCACCGCAATGGCACACGCGAACCATTGAGAAGAGACTCTCCGCGGGAACATCCGCTGGATTCACGGCCACTACTATGTTCGATACTCAAAACTGTTTAGAAACTGCGTCTAGAAGAGGTTCTAAGATAGCTTCGCCGATACTTGCGGACTCGTCGTTCCTTCCCGAAGAAAGGAGAATCTATTCGCCGATCACATTTCAAGATGTCGCTCGGAGATCGGTTGCTAATTCGCCGACGAAGAACGCTGATACGAAAG ATTGCAGGTCAAATTCCATGGGTGCCGTGATCACCAGGAACATGGACATGCTGAACTCTCTTTTGAACGATACGGAGGAGCATTTCAGACAACACAGAGACAGCCTGTCGCCTCGAGTCGAGAACCAGTCGGTCCTGGTGCACACGAAGACGGAAGTGAACGTGAACGCGAGCTCGAGTTCATCCTCGGAGGAATTCCGCGAGGAGAGGGTTCAGGCGGACGTGTCGAAGCGAGAGAAGAACGCGTCCTGCAAGAAGAGCAAAGAGAATTATTCGAAGTTCCACGGCAACGTGAACAATTCGCAGTCGCTAACGCAGCAGGACCAATGTTGCCCCGGCTTCAGCATGTCGAAGAGCGGCAAGACGCGTCATCAAAACAACGGCTGCATCGTCGTCTAA
- the Gyc88E gene encoding guanylyl cyclase at 88E isoform X1 produces the protein MYGLILENMSEYIRQVYGEDRWEEIRRQAAVDQPSFSVHQVYPENLIPRLAKKAIQVLGITEKEFFDQMGVHFVGFVGQYGYDRVLSVLGRHVRDFLNGLDNLHEYLKFSYPRMRAPSFICENETRQGLTLHYRSKRRGFVYYTMGQIREVARHFYHKELQIELVREEVLFDTVHVTFQLTFDNRAFTQASLAMTREEKHLPIGASVLFEIFPFCIVFGSDMIVRSIGNSLMVILPDLVGKKITHFFDLVRPLIAFKFHSILNRTNNIFELVTVEPILTERPADRQRNEVLLSDELDSVDDRTLRLKGQMIYMDNWKMMMYLGTPVMPDLNALIATGLYINDLSMHDFSRDLMLAGTQQSVELKLALDQEQLKSKKLEESMRKLDKEMKRTDELLYQMIPKQVADRLRNGESPIDTCEMFDSVSILFSDVVTFTEICSRITPMEVVSMLNAMYSLFDTLTERNRVYKVFVETIGDAYMVVSGAPVKENDHAHRVCDMALDMVEAITDLKDRSTGLHLQIRVGIHSGAVVAGIVGLKMPRYCLFGDSVNTASRMEATSQAMQIHISQSTRELLSPSYKVKERGEIEVKGKGTMKTYWLEKREHRSSTTKGITIQEPPQWHTRTIEKRLSAGTSAGFTATTMFDTQNCLETASRRGSKIASPILADSSFLPEERRIYSPITFQDVARRSVANSPTKNADTKDCRSNSMGAVITRNMDMLNSLLNDTEEHFRQHRDSLSPRVENQSVLVHTKTEVNVNASSSSSSEEFREERVQADVSKREKNASCKKSKENYSKFHGNVNNSQSLTQQDQCCPGFSMSKSGKTRHQNNGCIVV, from the exons ATGTACGGCCTAATACTAGAGAACATGTCCGAATATATACGGCAGGTCTACGGAGAAGACAGATGGGAGGAGATTCGTCGACAGGCGGCCGTAGATCAACCAAGCTTCAGTGTTCATCAGGTTTACCCTGAGAATCTGATACCGAGATTAGCGAAGAAGGCAATTCAG GTACTTGGCATAACggaaaaagaatttttcgatCAAATGGGTGTACACTTCGTAGGATTCGTTGGCCAGTACGGTTACGATCGTGTGCTTTCAGTACTTGGACGTCATGTAAGAGACTTCCTTAATGGGTTGGACAATTTACACGAATATCTCAAGTTTTCCTATCCGAGGATGAGAGCTCCCTCGTTTATTTGCGAGAATGAGACACGCCAAG GCTTGACTCTTCATTACAGGAGCAAGCGACGTGGATTCGTTTATTACACGATGGGGCAAATAAGAGAAGTAGCTCGTCATTTCTATCACAAGGAATTACAGATCGAGCTCGTGCGCGAGGAGGTCCTTTTCGACACGGTGCACGTGACCTTTCAACTTACCTTTGATAACAGAGCGTTCACGCAAGCTTCCCTGGCCATGACTCGCGAGGAGAAGCATTTGCCAATTGGAGCCTCAGTCTTATTCGAAATATTCCCATTTTGCATTGTGTTTGG GTCAGACATGATCGTAAGGAGCATTGGAAATTCATTGATGGTAATATTGCCCGATCTCGTCGGGAAGAAAATCACGCATTTCTTCGATCTCGTTCGACCGCTGATCGCGTTTAAGTTCCATTCG ATATTAAACAGAACGAACAACATTTTCGAACTCGTAACAGTAGAACCGATTCTCACGGAGCGGCCAGCCGATCGACAGAGGAATGAAGTCTTATTGAGCGACGAACTCGATTCTGTCGACGATAGAACTTTAAGATTGAAAG GCCAAATGATATACATGGATAATTGGAAGATGATGATGTACCTTGGAACTCCCGTAATGCCGGACTTAAACGCCTTAATAGCGACTGGCCTTTATATAAATGATCTTTCCATGCATGACTTTAGCAG GGACCTGATGCTCGCTGGTACGCAACAATCGGTGGAGCTCAAACTAGCGTTAGATCAGGAGCAGCTGAAGAGTAAGAAACTGGAGGAATCCATGAGAAAGCTGGACAAAGAAATGAAACGAACGGACGAGTTACTTTATCAAATGATACCGAAACAAGTGGCGGACCGATTGAGAAATGGAGAAAGTCCGATAGACACGTGCGAG ATGTTCGACAGCGTCTCGATTTTGTTTTCCGACGTCGTTACCTTTACCGAAATCTGCAGCAGAATCACACCGATGGAAGTCGTGTCTATGCTAAACGCAATGTACTCTCTGTTTGACACGTTAACAGAAAGGAACCGGGTGTATAAGGTATTC GTTGAAACAATCGGCGATGCGTATATGGTAGTGTCCGGTGCGCCTGTGAAGGAAAACGACCATGCACATCGCGTTTGCGACATGGCATTGGACATGGTCGAAGCGATAACGGACTTAAAAGATCGTTCTACAG GTCTTCATCTTCAAATAAGGGTTGGAATTCATAGTGGCGCCGTTGTGGCCGGAATTGTCGGCTTGAAAATGCCTCGATACTGCCTGTTCGGGGATTCAGTGAATACAGCATCGCGCATGGAGGCGACGAGTCAAGCGATGCAAATTCATATATCGCAGTCTACGCGAGAACTACTGTCGCCATCGTACAAAGTTAAGGAACGAGGGGAGATAGAAGTGAAGGGGAAAG GTACAATGAAAACCTATTGGCTTGAAAAGAGAGAGCACAGGTCGTCGACGACGAAGGGCATCACAATTCAAGAACCACCGCAATGGCACACGCGAACCATTGAGAAGAGACTCTCCGCGGGAACATCCGCTGGATTCACGGCCACTACTATGTTCGATACTCAAAACTGTTTAGAAACTGCGTCTAGAAGAGGTTCTAAGATAGCTTCGCCGATACTTGCGGACTCGTCGTTCCTTCCCGAAGAAAGGAGAATCTATTCGCCGATCACATTTCAAGATGTCGCTCGGAGATCGGTTGCTAATTCGCCGACGAAGAACGCTGATACGAAAG ATTGCAGGTCAAATTCCATGGGTGCCGTGATCACCAGGAACATGGACATGCTGAACTCTCTTTTGAACGATACGGAGGAGCATTTCAGACAACACAGAGACAGCCTGTCGCCTCGAGTCGAGAACCAGTCGGTCCTGGTGCACACGAAGACGGAAGTGAACGTGAACGCGAGCTCGAGTTCATCCTCGGAGGAATTCCGCGAGGAGAGGGTTCAGGCGGACGTGTCGAAGCGAGAGAAGAACGCGTCCTGCAAGAAGAGCAAAGAGAATTATTCGAAGTTCCACGGCAACGTGAACAATTCGCAGTCGCTAACGCAGCAGGACCAATGTTGCCCCGGCTTCAGCATGTCGAAGAGCGGCAAGACGCGTCATCAAAACAACGGCTGCATCGTCGTCTAA